A portion of the Oncorhynchus nerka isolate Pitt River linkage group LG27, Oner_Uvic_2.0, whole genome shotgun sequence genome contains these proteins:
- the rnf180a gene encoding TRAF3-interacting protein 1 encodes MCSRVGATSLYGAAAGDDVGGGGSGEDSDGELGCVAEALCLEVRPRLRYVDPGGPESEARSAGVEQIARPTLPGRKAHRTARNEDYREMDRERAGERNRGCDRERDREQGTAEDRNRERERDRDKESAGERNRDHERDRDRERDSQRNRERETRDQERERASDWDRNRDRDREDRRGRTQSFPNSNSNPLQTNTMEAPEGQGRLQRGLPSPGQPHASYQRSSTTLRSPRQASGSISPTLLRPSIRIRTSTLSPRRLLQRMDITETRCGMYTVREPGAFWVEPGIGIGQLSPRRRTRTRLFSHSSLELEEEEEGEEEEEEEGGEAGGSGVIGVVTQTLTRAVPLSPVPAAMDRRMTKRERNRVKSLRKRQRRRERWRQSQLLENRQSSTGNPSSSSEEEDDDVSAGDREGFICAVCLDVYFSPYMCHPCNHIFCEPCLRTLAKNSPTNTPCPLCRTTITHVFFQTELNHTARTFFPKEYFSRKQTFQKASCAKWPLPSCRKLFRIFGGFQRQASPIARRQFPHGGYRLDAMDFEDNSRGWRFDIDMVIIYIYSVNWVIGFIIFCFLCYFFFPSF; translated from the exons ATGTGCTCGCGTGTGGGAGCCACTAGTCTTTATGGTGCTGCTGCTGGTGATGacgtgggtggtggtggtagtggagaAGACAGTGATGGTGAGCTGGGGTGTGTGGCTGAAGCCCTGTGTCTAGAGGTCAGGCCTCGGTTAAGGTACGTAGATCCAGGTGGACCAGAGAGCGAGGCTCGCTCAGCCGGGGTGGAGCAGATAGCAAGGCCGACGCTACCTGGGAGAAAGGCACATCGAACGGCTCGTAATGAGGactacagagagatggacagagagagagcaggagagaggaatagaggctgtgatagggagagggacagagaacaagGAACTGCagaagatagaaacagagagagagagagggacagagataaagagagtgcaggtgagagaaatagagaccatgagagggacagggacagagaaagagacagccagagaaatagagaaagagagaccagagaccaagagagagagagagctagtgactgggatagaaacagggacagggacagagaggaccGGAGGGGCAGGACACAAAGCTTTCCAAACAGTAACTCTAACCCTCTTCAGACTAACACCATGGAGGCTCCAGAGGGTCAGGGGAGACTGCAGAGAGGACTACCCTCACCTGGACAACCCCACGCCAGTTACCAACGATCTAGCACCACCCTCAGGTCTCCACGCCAAGCCTCCGGCTCCATCTCTCCCACCCTACTCCGCCCATCCATCCGAATCAGAACCTCCACTCTGTCACCAAGGAGACTGTTGCAAAGGATGGACATCACGGAAACGCGATGTGGCATGTACACGGTTAGAGAGCCAGGTGCATTCTGGGTAGAGCCAGGGATTGGGATTGGCCAATTGTCCCCGAGAAGAAGGACTCGGACACGCCTCTTCTCCCACAGCAGCTTAGAgctggaagaggaagaagagggagaagaagaggaagaggaggagggaggagaggcagggggtagTGGTGTGATAGGGGTGGTGACTCAGACGCTGACTAGGGCTGTGCCCTTGTCCCCTGTTCCAGCAGCGATGGATAGGAGGATGACtaaaagagagaggaacagggtgaagagtctgaggaagaggcagaggaggagagagagatggagacagagccagctgCTGGAGAatagacag AGTTCGACGGGGAACccatcgagcagcagtgaggaggaggatgatgatgtgaGTGCCGGGGACAGAGAGGGCTTCATTTGTGCTGTGTGTCTGGATGTTTACTTCAGCCCCTACATGTGCCACCCCTGTAACCACATCTTCTGTGAGCCCTGCCTCCGTACCCTGGCTAAGAACAGCCCAACCAACACCCCTTGCCCACTCTGCAGGACTACCATCACTCACGTCTTCTTCCAGACGG AGTTGAACCACACAGCACGGACGTTCTTCCCAAAGGAATACTTTTCCCGGAAACAAACTTTCCAGAAGGCAAGCTGTGCAAAATGGCCGCTCCCAAGCTGCAGGAAACTTTTCCGTATTTTTGGAG GTTTCCAGAGGCAAGCTAGTCCAATAGCCAGGCGTCAGTTTCCCCACGGGGGGTACCGTCTAGACGCCATGGACTTTGAGGACAATTCTCGCGGCTGGCGCTTTGACATTGACATGGTCATTATCTATATCTATTCTGTCAACTGGGTCATCGGCTTCATCATCTTCTGCTTCCTCTGCTACTTCTTTTTCCCTTCTTTCTAA